A window of the Synechococcus sp. LTW-R genome harbors these coding sequences:
- a CDS encoding neutral zinc metallopeptidase, with translation MTGSKHQRSWLKTLGLATLLSGFGLAAAAEPWAPGMEPPPVLEASSAKEAQALDGLRAPGQRKPYLNAAHDLLHRHWGTQVKPQLLFAGDTANGCGVKRVQHPMAFYCPPSKQIAMALDLRKSVRAAKGLSDRSLLLLDLAVLAHEWGHHVNREKGLGPFSGGMGLTVKQEELAADWRTGVFLGWLMRVGALKVDDFSQTANLLFEMGDYERISRQHHGYPKDRFQALTRGLSSQLEPGQTIGDWTVDTAETFSRRLPEEPRDALLGARRYEVRRFEIERGQQIATNLIGGLLGAASCVWGTQDQCVGMAMQQGKGRALGSYTERQLTLWCNSRTFDVSADDFDPQPIERDGKGQARILASRDC, from the coding sequence ATGACGGGATCCAAACACCAACGCTCCTGGCTCAAGACTCTGGGCCTCGCCACCCTGCTGAGCGGGTTCGGCCTGGCCGCAGCAGCAGAACCCTGGGCGCCGGGAATGGAGCCACCACCGGTGCTGGAAGCCTCCAGTGCAAAAGAAGCCCAGGCCCTGGATGGCCTGCGCGCTCCCGGCCAGCGCAAGCCCTATCTCAACGCGGCCCACGATCTGCTGCATCGCCACTGGGGCACCCAGGTCAAGCCACAGCTGCTCTTTGCCGGAGACACCGCCAACGGCTGCGGGGTCAAGCGGGTGCAACATCCGATGGCCTTCTATTGCCCGCCCAGCAAACAGATCGCCATGGCCCTGGACCTGCGCAAGAGCGTCAGGGCCGCCAAAGGGCTCAGTGATCGCTCGCTGCTCCTGCTTGACCTCGCCGTCCTCGCCCACGAATGGGGGCATCACGTCAATCGAGAGAAGGGGCTCGGTCCCTTCAGTGGAGGGATGGGTCTAACCGTCAAACAAGAGGAGTTGGCCGCCGACTGGCGGACGGGGGTCTTTCTCGGCTGGTTGATGCGTGTTGGCGCCCTCAAGGTTGACGACTTCTCGCAGACGGCGAATCTCCTGTTTGAGATGGGCGATTACGAACGGATCTCCCGTCAACACCACGGTTATCCCAAGGACCGCTTCCAAGCATTAACCCGCGGCTTGAGCTCCCAGCTGGAACCCGGGCAAACCATTGGCGACTGGACGGTCGACACCGCGGAGACCTTCAGCCGGCGCCTCCCCGAGGAGCCGAGAGATGCCTTGCTCGGTGCCCGCCGCTACGAAGTCCGGCGCTTTGAGATCGAACGGGGCCAACAGATCGCAACCAACCTGATCGGCGGGCTGCTGGGGGCCGCGAGTTGCGTCTGGGGAACGCAGGACCAGTGCGTCGGGATGGCGATGCAGCAGGGGAAAGGACGGGCCTTGGGGAGTTACACCGAGCGTCAGCTGACCCTCTGGTGCAACAGCCGAACCTTTGATGTCAGCGCCGATGACTTCGATCCCCAACCGATCGAGCGCGACGGCAAAGGTCAGGCGCGCATCTTGGCCTCGAGGGACTGCTGA
- a CDS encoding bifunctional orotidine-5'-phosphate decarboxylase/orotate phosphoribosyltransferase produces the protein MGFFVQLTEAIAERQSLLMTGLDPNPEMLQSWAQRRGMGNRSFLSQARHWIKAVVEETSPHVCAIKASLGFYQALGPLGLELLLEVRDLVPRDLPLIIDAKHGDLNSSTALAHYLFKDLGVDAVTLSPMAGQDIAAPFLLYRDKAVVITCRSSNPAAKRIQYHPNADDPLFLQIVRESQLWGTPDQVLLEVGTSDPKVLSLVRQAAPERVLMLRSIWSEEERVDGLLEAGLSHSADGLLIPMPQNLLVEDDLAEQAAALKERINRRRTSWMEQHRSEEAETCDLWLADQTDRPSTADPMAALIVELFDIGCLLFGEYVQASGAVFNYYIDLRQIISDPNLFHRVLHGYAQRMEGLEFDRIAGIPYGALPTATGLALQLHKPLIYPRKEVKAHGARRLIEGDFQEADRVVVVDDILISGGSVLEGIAKLERSGLEVNDVVVFIDHGGNRDQSARERLKAKGYDFHAVMDIEQITKALLAAGRLTAEQAKVLG, from the coding sequence ATGGGCTTCTTCGTTCAACTCACTGAAGCCATCGCAGAGCGCCAGTCCCTGCTGATGACGGGACTGGACCCCAACCCGGAGATGCTGCAGAGCTGGGCTCAGCGCCGCGGGATGGGAAACCGGTCGTTCCTCAGTCAGGCCCGCCATTGGATCAAGGCCGTCGTCGAGGAAACCAGTCCCCACGTCTGCGCCATCAAAGCGAGCCTGGGCTTCTATCAAGCCCTCGGCCCCCTCGGTCTGGAGCTGCTGCTGGAGGTGCGGGATCTGGTGCCGCGGGACCTCCCTTTGATCATTGATGCCAAGCACGGTGATCTGAATTCCTCCACGGCCCTCGCCCATTACCTGTTCAAGGACCTCGGCGTCGATGCGGTCACCCTCTCGCCGATGGCGGGACAGGACATCGCCGCTCCGTTCCTGCTCTACCGGGATAAGGCCGTGGTGATCACCTGCCGCAGCTCCAACCCGGCGGCGAAACGCATCCAGTACCACCCCAACGCGGACGACCCGCTGTTCCTGCAGATCGTTCGCGAGAGCCAGCTCTGGGGCACTCCGGATCAGGTCTTGCTCGAGGTCGGCACCAGCGACCCCAAGGTGCTCTCCCTGGTCAGGCAGGCTGCACCCGAGCGGGTCTTGATGTTGCGCTCGATCTGGAGTGAAGAAGAGCGGGTGGACGGGCTGCTGGAGGCCGGCCTGAGCCATTCAGCAGACGGGCTCCTGATCCCGATGCCGCAGAACCTGCTGGTTGAAGACGATCTCGCCGAGCAAGCCGCGGCGTTAAAGGAACGCATCAACCGCAGACGGACCAGCTGGATGGAGCAGCACCGCTCCGAGGAAGCCGAGACCTGTGACCTCTGGTTGGCGGATCAGACGGACAGACCGAGCACGGCGGATCCGATGGCGGCCCTGATCGTTGAACTCTTCGACATCGGATGCCTGCTCTTTGGCGAGTACGTCCAAGCGTCAGGAGCCGTTTTCAACTACTACATCGACCTGCGGCAGATCATCTCGGATCCCAACCTCTTCCACCGGGTCCTGCATGGCTACGCCCAACGAATGGAGGGGCTGGAGTTTGACCGAATCGCGGGTATTCCATACGGAGCGCTGCCCACGGCGACCGGTCTGGCCCTGCAGCTGCACAAACCACTGATCTACCCCCGCAAGGAAGTCAAAGCCCATGGGGCCCGTCGCCTGATCGAAGGGGACTTCCAGGAGGCTGATCGCGTCGTCGTGGTCGATGACATCTTGATCAGCGGCGGCAGCGTGCTCGAGGGGATCGCCAAGCTGGAGCGCTCTGGACTAGAGGTCAACGATGTCGTCGTCTTCATCGACCATGGCGGCAACCGCGACCAAAGTGCGCGGGAGCGACTCAAGGCCAAGGGCTACGACTTCCACGCCGTGATGGACATCGAGCAGATCACGAAGGCGTTGCTGGCAGCCGGACGCCTCACGGCGGAGCAAGCCAAGGTGTTGGGATAG
- a CDS encoding Nif11 family protein has translation MSWNELERLVVDAEDRPHLRRLLRRCSDDNALLLQARLLGYRITRVDLQQAWLQHRQDEELNALQG, from the coding sequence ATGAGCTGGAACGAACTCGAGCGCTTGGTCGTTGACGCCGAAGACCGTCCGCACCTGCGGCGACTCCTGCGCCGCTGCAGCGATGACAACGCGCTGCTGCTCCAGGCTCGACTCTTGGGCTATCGCATCACCCGTGTCGATCTGCAGCAGGCCTGGCTGCAGCACCGCCAAGACGAAGAGCTGAACGCGCTGCAAGGCTGA